A stretch of DNA from Lawsonibacter asaccharolyticus:
GCCTCCATCTTCGTCTGCCTGATGCTGGTGTGCAACTCTGTCCTCCAGGCCCATGGCTTCATCAATCTGCCCGTGGTCATCATGGCACTGGGGGGCGTAGTGAAGATCGTCACCAACTACAACCTGGTAGCCGTGCCCACCATCGGCATCTCCGGGGCACCGGTGGGCAATGTGCTCTGCTTCGGACTGTGCATGGTACTGGACTTGGTGGTCATCGCCCGGGTGATCCACGGCCGGCCGGACTACCTGCCTCTGCTGGCCAAGCCGGCAGCCGCGGCGGGCGTGATGGGGCTGGGGGCCTGGGCGGTGTACGGCCTGCTGTCCAAGCTGCTCAGCTATGAGGAGGTTACCCAGGCGGGGGAGACGATCCAGACCCTGGGGAAGACCGGCAACGGGATCGCGGTGATGGGAGCCATCCTGATCGCGGTCATCATCTATGCGGTTTTGGTGGTGGCTCTCCGCGCTATCTCCCGGGAGGACCTCTCCCTCATGCCCAAAGGGGACAAAATCGCGAAAATTTTGAGGCTATGAGCTGATTTCTAGTGAAAATACCTTGCAGAGGATGAGAAACTGTGGTAAATTTTCAAAGTATGGAACGATATAGCTTCCAGGACCTGAACCGGATCATGGCGCTGCTGCGCCAGCCGGGCGGCTGTCCCTGGGATCGGGAGCAGACCCACGAGAGCATCCGGCGGAACATGCTGGAGGAGGCCTATGAGGCGGTGGAAGCCATCGACGAGAAGGACCCCGGACACCTCAAGGAGGAGCTGGGGGATGTGCTGCTCCAGGTGGTTTTCCACGCCAGAATGGCGGAGGAGGAGGGGCTCTTCACCCTGGACGATGTGGTGGACGGCATCTGCAAAAAGCTGGTGTTCCGCCACCCCCATGTCTTTGGCACAGTGGACGCCCGGGACTCCGGCCAGGCGCTGAACACCTGGGACGCCCAGAAGCGGGAGGAGAAGGGGCAGCGCACCGCTGCCGACACCCTGGACAGCGTGGCCAGATCCCTGCCTGCCCTGATGCGGGCGGAGAAGATCCAGGACAAGGCCAGAAAGGCGGGCTTTGACTGGGCGGAGATGGGGCCGGCGCTGGACAAGGCGGAGGAGGAGCTGGGTGAGCTGCGCCAGGCCGTGGAACAGGGGGCCAATGTGGAGGAGGAGCTGGGCGACCTGCTCTTCGCCGCCGTCAAGGTGGGCCGCTTTGCAGGGCTGGACAGTGAGCAGGCCCTGCACGGCACCTGTGAAAAGTTTATCCGCCGCTTCCGGCGGGTGGAGGAGCTGGCCGGAGGACGGCCGCTGGACAGCCTGGGACTGCACCGGCTGGAGGAGCTGTGGCAGCAGGCCAAGCAGGATGAGGCTTAAAGGCTGAAAAGCTTTAAGTAATATTATTCAAAAGACTGGCGCACAGGCGCCGAAACATGCTTTAGGAGGAAATCACAATGAATAAGACCGAACTGATCAATGCCGTGGCTGAGAAGGCTGAGCTGTCCAAGAAGGACGCGGAGGCCGCCGTGACCGCCATGATCGACGCCATTACCGGCGCTCTGGTGGAAGGCGAGAAGGTCCAGCTGGTCGGCTTTGGCGCCTTTGAGGTGAAGGCCCGTGCCGAGCGTGTCGGCCGCAACCCCCAGACCAAGGAGACCATCACCATCCCCGCCTCCAAGACTCCCGTGTTCAAGGCTGGCAAGGCCCTGAAGGACGCCGTCTCCAAGTAAGCAGGATTATAGAAAAAGGGGGTGCCTTCGGCACCCCCTTTTCTCCATGGAGGAATACGATGCGATTGGATAAATGGCTGAAGGTATCCCGCCTGATCAAGCGGAGGACCGTGGCAAATGAGGCATGTGACAACGCCCGGGTCATGGCAAACGGACGGCCGGTGAAGGCCAGCTATGACGTAAAGGAGGGGGATGTGCTGGAGCTGCGGTTCGGAGAGAGAACGGTCAAGGTGGAGGTGCTGGTAGTGGCAGAGCACATGGGCAAGACCGAAGCGGCCGCTATGTACCGGGAGATCCTTTAGAGAAATAAGAAAGCGCGCTACCCCCAAAAACAGGGGCGGCGCGCTTTTGTCATTCAGCTGTGTTCCCGGATGCTGGACATCTCCTGGGCGATGTTCAGGACATGGTCGCCAATGCGTTCGAAGTCGGTGAGCAGCTCAGAGTAAAGGATACAGGCCTCATCAGAACAGGTCCCGGCCTTCATCCGCTCCAGCTGATCCTTGCGGAACAGGTCGGTCATGTCATCGATGCGCTGCTCCAGAGCAGAGACGTCCGTCAGCCAGAGCAGGTCGCCAGCCTCCCGCTGATGCAGGGCGTTCAGCGCCTCCAGACAGATGTCCCGCATCTGGCAGATCTCCTCCTGAGCCTGGGCGGAGAACTGGATGTGCCGTTCCTCCAGCAGCTTGGAATAGCCGCAGATGTTGATGGCGTGGTCGCCGATGCGCTCGATATTGCCGGTGATGGTAAAATAGCTACTGACGATGCTGGAACCCTGCTCGTTGGTCTCATAGGTGATGAGACGGGAGATATACTTGGAGATCTCCTTATTGAGGAAATCCAAGTAGCTCTCCATCTTCTCGGCCTTGGTCAGAAGACTGCTGTTCCGACTGAGCACCGCGTCGAAGCTGGTCTCGATGTTGTCCTGGGCCATATCCAGCATCCGATCCAGCTCCTGCTGCAGCTGGCCGATGTGGATAGCGGAGGCGCCCAGGTTGCCGTCCTTGCTGCTGACCTGGACGGGGGTCAGGTATTCCAAGTGCATCTCGTCCCGGTTCTCCTCCGGCTGCTCGGGCAGGATACGCACCGCCAGGCTGGCCAGTTGATTGCCCAGAGGAAGCAGCAGAAGGGTAGTGACAATATTGAAAATAGTGTGCATGTTGGCAATCTGGGCAGCCGGCGCATCAGGGGTAAAGGAGGCCACCAGATCGGCCAAGGGAAACAGGATGCAGAGGATGGTAAAGAGCACCGTGCCGATGATGTTGAACATCAGGTGGATGATAGTAGCACGTTTGGCGCTGCGGCTGGTGCCGATGGAGGCCAGGACCGCAGTGATACAGGTACCGATATTCTGGCCAAAGAGGATGAACACAGAACTGGAAAAGCTGATGGCACCGCTGGTGGCCAGAGCCTGGAGGATGCCCACTGAGGCCGAAGAGGACTGGATCAGGGCGGTAAACAGGGCGCCCACGGCGATGCCCAGCAGGGGGTTGGAGAATCTGGTCATCAGGTCCACAAAGGCCTGGGAGTCACGCAGAGGCATCATGGAGGAGCTCATCATCTCCATGCCGATAAACAGCACGCCGAGACCGGCCATGATCTGGCCGATGTGGTGGGCCCTGGGCATCTTGACAAAGACCACCATGGCCACGCCGATGAAAGCGAAGAGAGGGGCAAGGGCGCCCACGTCCAGAGCAATCAGCTGTCCGGTGATAGTGGTGCCGATATTGGCGCCCATGATGATCCAGACCGCCTGGTTCAGGGTCATCATCCCGGAATTGACGAAGCCCACCACCATGACTGTGGTGGCGGAGGAGGACTGGATCACGGCGGTGATGCCCGCGCCCACCAGGACGCCCAGAAAACGGTTGGCAGTCAGCCGCTCCAGGATCAGCTTCATCTTGCTGCCGGCAGCGGCCTCCAGGCCGGAGCTCATCATCTGCATGCCGTACAGGAACAGCGCGAGACCGCCCAAAAGACTCAGAAGGCCTGAAACAGACATAGGGATTCCTCCTTCAATCAACACAGCTTCCGCCGAGAGGAGCGAAACAAAGGGCATGGAAAAAGCATAACCCACATCATAAGATGATCGGCGCGGGCTATGCTTGAAAACTGTACCAACAGGGTTCCACATCAAAACCATGTTCAATACCGGAATATTCTGCAATGATATTATAAGGGGGAAGGCTTCCCAGTGTCAATACCATTCTTGGACAAAATTTGACAGCCGGAGCATAGGACTGTTTTGCGAGATGCGCACACTGGGGTAGAAAAGCGAAATGTCTACCAAAAGTCTACCAAAAAAGGGCGGCGGTGGCCTGGAGTTTCAGGGCCTTGCTGCCCCTCCTGTTTTCATGTGTCTACCAAATGTCTACCAGGGAAACTTTTTAGGCGTAATCTCGGGGATTTTTCCCTTGATCTCCCCCTTTTTATAACCAATTCCTCCTGTGTCAGAAGTGTTGTACAGGCATAGTGGGCCGAAATGTTCTAGAAAAGGCCCGGTTTGTCAGAAAACAGCGACTTTTGTCAATATAAAAAGGAGGAATATCCAATGAGAAACCTGAAGCGTGCTCTCAGCCTGGCTCTGGCTTCCGTTATGCTCCTGGGCATGATGGTCGTGGGTTCCAGCGCTAAGGGTATCGACGATTTCACCGACAAGGCCGAGATCGTCAATCAGGATGCCGTGGCGGTCACCTCTGCCATCGGCATGTTCGAAGGCTACGAGGACGGGTCCTTCGGCCCCGAGAACGTAGTCACCCGCGCCGAGATGGCGGTCATCATCTGCACCATGCTGTATGGCGCCGGTGTGAACGTCAACCAGTTCGCGGAGACCAATGTGTTCACCGACGTCCCCGCATGGGCGGAGGGCTATGTGAACCTGTGCTCCAGCCTGGGCATCGTGGCCGGCGTGGGCGAGGGCAAGTTTGACCCCAACGCCACCGTGACCACCGCGCAGGCCGTGCTGATGCTGTGCCGCGCCCTGGGCTACTTCCAGAACGCCGCTGACTTCGGCGACAACTGGATGCTGGCCGCCACTGCCAAGGGCACCGCTCTGGGCCTGTACGGCGACCTGAAGCTTACCGCTGAGGCCGGGCTGACCCGCGACAACGTGGCTGAGCTGGTGTTCAACGCCCTGACCAAGGCTGTGCCCGTTCAGTACAATGAGCTGCTGGGCGTGTACTACAACGAGAACAAGGGTATCCTGTACTCCCTGACCTACTACTACACCGATACCCTGGGCTACAAGAACTTCGACCTGGTCTACAAGACCAACGAGAACACCGATTACGGCCGTCCCGGCACCACCTGGGGCATCGGCTCCTATCGGATGGACGGTTCTCCCTCCGGCGAGGGCAACAAGGAAGGCGTGCTGAATGAGGACGGCTCCCTGATCCCCGAGCGGGTGAAGATGACCTCCGACGATGAGATCATCACCGTGGCCGACACCCCCGACTTCACCTACACCGCCAACACCAAGGAGAACGTGATCTACAAGGCCGTTGGCAAGAGCGTGGTGGATGACTACGCCTGGAACATCTATGTGGACGGCGCTGAGCAGGCCGGCGACGATCTGGCTCCCGCCAACGACAAGGACACCGACTACACCTACACCGCCAAGGGCGCTACCACCGAGATCTATGTGGATGATGTGAACGAGACCGTCACCGTGGTCATGATCAACTACTACATGGCCGAGGTCACCAAGGTCAAGGACGGCGAGAACACGGTCCGTGTGCTCAGCAACGCCACCAAGACCAGCCCCATCGACGAGCGGACCATCGCCGCCAACGGCTTCGCCGTGGATGAGTATGTGGTCATCACCGTGGACGTGGACGATGATGGCGACTCCTTCGTGGCCTCCATCGATGCTCCTGCCACCGCCGAGGGCTCTGTGTCCTACGTCAGCAAGCTGTCCGAGGCCGAGGGCAACAAGGATGGTCAGTATGCCAAGCTGGATGACGGCAACAAGTACACCTACTCCAAGTACACCGCCTCCGACCTGGATGACATCAACATGGAGCACCCCACTCTGGACGTGAACTACCGCCTGTACCTGGATCCCAACGGCTATGTGCTGGGCTTCCTGGCTCTGGACAACTACTATGAGAATTACCTCTACGTGGAGTCCGCTGCCAGCTACCTGAACTCCATCGACGCCAAGGTGATCTTCACTGACGGCACCGAGAAGCAGGTCAAGATCGACGACGAGTACATTGATGGCACCAAGATTTCCAACGAAATTGGTATGGCGAATGTTGGAAACGCCTATGACGATAGTAGCAATCCCGGCCTGGTTGGCCGTGCCTACGCTTACACTGAGAGCGACGGCGTCTACACCCTGCGTCCTGTGTGGCCCAGCATGATCGACACTGGCCGCCCCGGCACCGGCACTCTCGCTAAGGACTACTACAAGAATTACCGCGATGTGTCTGTTGACGTGACTGTGAACTATGCCGCTGGCACCGCCGGCGAGACTGCGGCTCAGGTGAACGCGAAGAACACCGTCATCAAGAGCGGCGCCGCTTACATCACCGCCAATGGCACGACCTACATTGTGGACAAGGACACCAAGTTCGTGGACGTGGATGAGAATCAGGTCTACACCGGCTTTGAGAACGTTCCCGACTACATCGCTGACAGCACTGTTGACGGCGGAAAGGTGAGCTTCTGGGCCATCGATACCCGGTCCACCGACGGCGTTGCTGAGGTCATCTTCATCTATGAGGGCGAGGCCAGCAACAGCAACGACGTTTACTTCTACTCCGCTACTGGCTCCTTCGAGACCCACAGCCGCAATGAGAACTACAAGACCCATGATGTCTATGTGGACGGCGAGAAGCAGACCATGAACTTCACCCCCGCCGGTCATAAGGATCAGAACGGCGACGAGGTGGGGCTGGGCCTGTACCGCGTGAACAAGACCGACGGCAAGGGCTTTGTGACTGATATCACCAAGATCACCAGCTTTGAAAATGTAGTCTCTGTGGGCGGCAACTCCTTCTCCCTGGGCACTTCCGCTCCCAAGCAGTACATCACCGACAAGGATACCGTGATCGTTGTGGCCACCTATGACCGCAAGGACAACGGCAGCCTGAAGGACCCCGTGGTCTCTCTGGGCTCCCTGAAGGATATGAATGTGGCCAAGGATAAGAATGGCAACATCATCGATGACTACAACACCGTGGTCTATGTGGCCAACACCTCCGACAGCGGCCGCATTGCCGATCTGGTCTACATTGTGAAGACGGAGAAGGCTGTCTATGACAATACCGTCACCTTCACGAACTATGCCGGCGGCACCTACACTCTGGCCGTCCAGAGCACCAACGCTCAGGATAACGGCGACGGCACCGTGGGCATCAATGACAACCAGACACTGAAGTTCAAGATCACCCCCAAGACTGTGGGCACCACCACCTATGAGCTGGTCTCCGTCAAGCTGGGCGACGAGGTCCTGACCGCTGACACCAACGACGTGTACTCCGTCAAGGTGGGCACCAAGGATCTGACCATCGACGTGACCACCAAGGCTCAGGTCGTGGGCAAGGGCGATGTCTCCATGGACCCCGCCGGCAACATCACCGTGACCTGGAAGAATGGCGATACCAACAAGCCCGGTCCCGACGAGGCCGTTGAGAACGTCAAGACATTCCTGAAGGCCGCTGGCTGGAAGGGCGACATCACTGTCACCAAGCAGGGCGTCAACTATGTCTTTACCGGCAAGGACAGCTACGGCTGGGACGCTCAGGCCACCTGGGATACCGCTAACAACTTCTATGAGGTCATCGCTGTGTCCGTCAACGGTACCGGCGTGGAGGTGAAGAAAGGCTCCAACGTTACCGCTGCCTTCACCGCCCTCGGGCTGACTGCCGCCGGCAACATCGTGAACGCCGCTACCAAAGCCAAGGTACTCGGCACCGATGTTGCGGACGACGGGACTGCCTATGCCGACAAGTACATCGCCCTGACCGTGAGTACTGAGACCACCTACGGTCTGGCCGATGACAAGGTCGGTGCTGACAAATTCGGCTCCGGCGCCGGCAACTACTACAATGTTGGGGGAGCCGTCTACAAGGCCCTGGCCGACGTGACCTACGGGGACCTGGACAGCGACACCGACTACAATGCCACCGTCGTCGATGGCAACAAGGGGTACTACAAGCTGACCGAGAACGGCCAGGCCGACAAGTACCTGAAGGCAAACGCTGATGCCCTCACTGGCCTGACTGCCAGCACGAAGGTTCTGCTGAAGAACGACGCCACTGGCGCGGTGACCGCCGTGGACGTGTCCAGCAACAAGATTACCATGCCCGCCTACGACGCCACCGTGCGGCTGAAGGATGCCTATCAGCTGACTGCTCTGGACCTGTCCACTCCCCAGCTGGGTTCTGACGTGGAGCAGACCTGGTCTGAGAACGTGGTGAAGGCTGACGACGGCAAGTACTACGCCGCGGCCGGCGCTGTCACCGTGACTCTGAGCAACGTGTCCATCAAGCAGACTGGCGTCAACCTTATCCTGACTGTGGGCGGCACCGGCGCGAGCCTGAAGGGCTGCGATCTAGCTGCCACTGAGGTTGCCGGAAAGTATGCCGACGCCGTGCTGGGCACCGGTAAGATCACCGTGGAGGCCGACACGACCTACACTGGCACCATCACTCTGGGCCTGAACGTGGGCAGCTCTGCTACGGAAATCACCCTGACTTGGGGTAACAGCTGATTTGTTCCGCTGAACGGCACACAGGTATTGAGCAAGGAGGACCCCGGGCAGATGCCCGGGGTCCCCAGCTTGTCGGAAAAGCCTAGCAGAATTTGCGCCCACAGGCGCGAATCCAGTTCTAAGCTGTTTTACCTGGTGATATGCGCGTCGGGGAAAACGCTTCTCAGGCTACAGGTGTGAGTTTTGTCCGCCTACGGCGAACAAAACCTGCGTGCGGCAGCCTGCAATTTTCTTGCAAAAGTGGCTTTGCCACTTTTGCGGCAGTCACGGCTGCTCCCCAGGCTGATGCCTTGGGAGCAGCTCCTTTTTCATCCTGCCTCGATTGGAAAAAGGCATCACGAGCCGACTTCCAGGAAAGCTATGACCGTATAATTTTTCCCCAGCTCATTTCCAGATAAGGAATCGCTGTCAGCAAAACGGGACCAGGAAAGGGTGTTGCCCTCCCAGACGGCCGCGGGCATCCCTGAGGCACTGCCGCTTTGCCGCAAATAGAGAAACGGGACCCCCTGGACCCCGCACCACCAGGTGACTACGCCTCCCATTCCAATGACCAGCAAGGGCTTTTGAGGAAAAACAAGCGATTGCCC
This window harbors:
- a CDS encoding histone family protein DNA-binding protein, translated to MNKTELINAVAEKAELSKKDAEAAVTAMIDAITGALVEGEKVQLVGFGAFEVKARAERVGRNPQTKETITIPASKTPVFKAGKALKDAVSK
- a CDS encoding NaPi-cotransporter encodes the protein MSVSGLLSLLGGLALFLYGMQMMSSGLEAAAGSKMKLILERLTANRFLGVLVGAGITAVIQSSSATTVMVVGFVNSGMMTLNQAVWIIMGANIGTTITGQLIALDVGALAPLFAFIGVAMVVFVKMPRAHHIGQIMAGLGVLFIGMEMMSSSMMPLRDSQAFVDLMTRFSNPLLGIAVGALFTALIQSSSASVGILQALATSGAISFSSSVFILFGQNIGTCITAVLASIGTSRSAKRATIIHLMFNIIGTVLFTILCILFPLADLVASFTPDAPAAQIANMHTIFNIVTTLLLLPLGNQLASLAVRILPEQPEENRDEMHLEYLTPVQVSSKDGNLGASAIHIGQLQQELDRMLDMAQDNIETSFDAVLSRNSSLLTKAEKMESYLDFLNKEISKYISRLITYETNEQGSSIVSSYFTITGNIERIGDHAINICGYSKLLEERHIQFSAQAQEEICQMRDICLEALNALHQREAGDLLWLTDVSALEQRIDDMTDLFRKDQLERMKAGTCSDEACILYSELLTDFERIGDHVLNIAQEMSSIREHS